One Sphingomonas endolithica genomic window, ACCTCGGTCGAGCGCGCGACCGGCATGGACCACATTGTCTATGGATGGGTGTTCTTCGGGCTTGTGATGGCGGCGGTGATCGCGATTGGCTGGCGCTGGTTCGATCGCGCGCCGGATGACGCCGTGTTCGACCCCGCCCGGCTACAGGCCAGTCCCAAGCGGCGCATCGATCCGCTGCTGGCGGGTGCGCTGATCCTGACGGTTGCGGCGGCGTCCCCGGCATGGTCGGCAGCGATCGCCGGTCGCGCGCAAGTGCTGCCGGACACGATCAGCCTGCCCCGAGTGCCCGGCTGGCACCGCGGCGCGCTGAGCACGCGCGCGCCCTGGTCGCCGTATTATCCGGGGGCGGATCACTACTTGATCGGCCGCTACGTAGATGCGGGCGGCAACGCGGTCGATCTGGCGCTGGCCGTCTATGGCAGCCAGCATGAAGGCAAGGAACTGGTGTCGTTCGGCACCGGCGCATTGCGTGAGGACGATGTCTGGGTGCGGATCGACAATCTGCCCGATCTCGCGGGCGGTGCAGCGATGCGGATCACCGCGCCGGGGCCGACCGAGCGGCAGGTAGTGACGTGGTACCGCGTCGGGGATGTCCTGACGCACAACGACCGTCGCGTGAAGATAGAGACCCTGCGCGCCAAGCTGTTTGGTGGCACGCAGCGGGCGGTGGCGGTGCATATCTCCGCCGAGGTGCGCCCGGGGGTGGACACGCGCATGGTGCTGATGCGCTTCCTGGCCGCATTAGGGCCGATCGAGACCCTGGCGGATCGCGCGGCTGGGATGCCTGCTCCTTAGTCCGTCACCCTGAACTTGTTTCGGGGGCCAGACGGGGTCATGAGCCAAATAGACGTGGTCCGTGGATCATCTGACCGCGCCTGGATCCCGAAACGAGTTCGGGGTGACGATGCCTTTCAAGGCGAGATCGGGATACCTATCGAATGTGCGGCATTGCCGGTCTCTATTATCCCGCCACGCCCAAACCGGTGGATCCGCACCGCATCCGCGCGATGGCGGATGCGGTGGCGCATCGCGGGCCGGATGGGGCAGGAGTGTGGACCGCCCCCGGCGTCGGATTGGGGCATCGGCGCCTGTCGATCATCGACGTCGCCGGATCGCCGCAGCCGATGGGGAGCGCCGATGGCGCGCTGACCGTCAGCTTCAACGGTGAGATTTATAATTTCGCCGCGTTGCGTGCCGAGTTGCAGGCGCTCGGGGCGGTGTTCGTCACTTCGGGCGATACCGAGGTGCTACTGCATGGCTGGGCCCATTGGGGACCGGCGATGCTCGATCGGCTAAACGGCATGTTCGCCTTTGCGCTGCACGATGCGCGGCGCCAGTGCGTGTTCCTCGCACGTGACCGGCTGGGCGTGAAGCCGCTGCATTATGCCGAACTGTCGGATGGCGGCGTGGCATTCGCGTCCGAGCTGAAAGGCCTGCTGGCGCATCCACTGCTCAGGCGCGAACCGGACATCCGCGCGGTCGAGGACTATATGGCGTACGGCTATGTGCCGGACGACGCGTGTATCGTATCGGGAGTCAGGAAGCTGGCGGCCGGCCATTCGCTGCTGATCGAGCGCGGCAAGGCGGTGCCGGCGCCGTCGCGCTGGTGGGGCGTGGATTTCTCGCGACGAGCCACCGGGTCGGCCAAGGCGCTGGAGGAGGAACTGGTCGCGCTGATGCGCGAGGCAGTGCGATCGCGCATGGTGTCGGACGTGCCGCTGGGGACATTCCTGTCGGGAGGGGTCGACAGCTCGACGGTCGTCGCGTTCATGGCCGAGGCATCGTCCAAGGCGGTAAAGACCTGCACGATCGGGTTCGACGAGGCGGGACATGACGAGCGCGGCTATGCCGCACAGGTCGCGGCCCGCTTCGCCACCGATCACCGCGAGCGCGTGGTTGCCGCGGACGATTTTGCGCTGATAGACACGTTGGTTGCGGCGTTCGACGAACCGTTCGCCGATGCCTCCGCGCTTGCCACCTATCGCGTATGTGAACTGGCGCGTGAGGACGTTACCGTCGCGCTGTCGGGGGATGGGGCGGACGAGGCGATGGCGGGGTATCGCCGTTACAAGTTCCAGCATGCCGAGGAGCGGATCCGCGGGCTGCTGCCGCCGGGCATGCGCGCAAGGCTGTTCGGGACGCTCGGGCGATTCTACCCCAAGGCCGACTGGGCGCCGCAGTCGCTGCGCGCCAAGACGACCTTGCTTGCGCTTGGTGAAGATGGGGCGGAGGCATATGCTCGGGCGGTCGGGGTGACCACGCCCGAGCAGCGCGCGTTGCTGTTCTCCGACGGCGCCAAACGCGCGTTGAACGGGCACCGCGCAGAGGATCGCTATGTGCGATCGATGCGCGATGCGCCGGCGCGAGATGCGATCGATCGGGCGCAATATGCCGATTTCCAGCATTGGCTGCCGGGCGACATCCTGACCAAGACCGATCGCACCAGCATGGCGGTCGGCCTTGAGGCGCGCGAGCCGCTGCTGGATTATCGCTTGGTGGAATTCGCCGCCAGTCTGCCGGTGTCGATGCGGCTGCGGGGCGGGCAGGGCAAGTGGCTGATGAAGAAGGCGATGGAGCGCTATCTGCCAAGCGACATTCTGTATCGTCGCAAGATGGGCTTCGTGACCCCGGTCAGCGCCTGGTTCCGCGGCGCGCTGGCCGACGACGCGGCGGGGCTCGCCAAATCGCGAGTGCTGGCCAATTGGTTCGATCCGCGCGCTATCGCCACGCTCGCTGCCGACCACCGCGCCGGACGTGCCGAGCATGGGCGGACCTTGTGGCAGCTCGTGATGTTGGAGCGATCGATGCAGCGCATGTTCGGCTAAAGCATAATGACTTTACACGAACGGATGGGATGAACCAATAAGAGGTACGGAAGCTCTGTGGTCAGAACACCGCGATTGCCGCGTGCAGCGTCAGCGCAGCCAGCGCAAGCGATGAACCCAGGAACAGCACGAAGCGCATCGACACCTTGTTGACCGTAGCCTGCCAGATGCTGTGGGCTATTCGGAGTGCGACATAGGCCCAGGCGATCCAGGCATTTGCGCCGTCGCCCGTCCCGCTCAGCGCGATCACGCCGCACACCGCATAGAATAGCGTCGGCTGCTCCATCAGGTGGTTGTAATTGTGCGCCTTCCACTGGACCTTGCGTGGCAGCCCCTTGTCGGCGTCCGCCGCCTTGGTGCCGACCAGTCGACTGAGGTCGATGCCGGACGCTTTCATGGCCGGCATGCGGGTCGCTAGCATCCACAGCAGCATGATCAACGTCCAGGCGATCAGGACGACGACCGGCCTCAATATCTCGCTTTGCATCTCGTCCCCCAACTAAGCTCGCGCAGGCTGCCCGATGGCTCAGCAAACGGCAATGGTGAAGAGGAATTCACCACTGTCATCGTTGCGTCATCAAACCCTAACTTCCCGTTTACTGTCGTGCCCCTAGGTCCGGCGCATGATGTTCGATCCTGCCGCGCTGATTACCGCCATATCGCAGCCTGCGCTTGGCACCGGCGTCGGCCGCCACGTCACGGTCGAGCAGGGCGCACCGTTGTCCGCTGTGGTCGATCTGTTCCGTCGCTACCCCAACATGCGCTCCCTGCCGGTCGTAGCTTCCGGCGGCGAGCCGCGTGGAATCATCCGCGAACTGGATGTGCGCAGCATCCTGTTCAATCCCTATGGTCACGCGCTGATGCAGAACCCCAGCATTGGCGGATCGCTACACACACTCGTCCGGGATTGCCCCTGCGCCGACGAGCAGCAACCGATTGAGCGATTGCTCGAAGTTTATGCGGCAGCCGGCGGTGACGATGGGCTGATCCTGACGCGCTCCGGAAAATTCCACGAGATCATTGACCATCGCGATTATGTACGGCTGGCGGCCGAGCGCGATGCCAACGTCGCGCGCGATCGGGTCGCACGGGCGGAGCGGCTGGATGTTGCCAGTCGTGCATTCACGGCCGACATCTCGGCATTGTCCGCCGAGCTCAGCGGTGTCTCGGCAAAGGTACGGCAGGTTGCACGCCAGCTTGCGACGCGCGCCGTCGATACGTCCGGGGAAGCGGCATCGGTTGCCATTGCCGCCGGTCAGACGGCGGCCGCGCTCAGGGATATCTCGCGCGGCGGACGTGGGCTGGAAACATCCCTGGATCGCATCGCCGAGGAAAGTAAGCACGCCCGCCGGATCCGTGGCGAGGCGCAGGGCGCGGTCGGCACGGCGGGCGCCCGCATGGCGGCGCTCACCACCACCGCCAGTGCGATCGACAATATGCTCGCGCTGATCCAGAGCATCGCGGCCAAGACCAATCTTCTCGCGCTGAATGCGGGGATCGAAGCGGCGCGTGCAGGCGCCGCCGGGCGCGGCTTTGCCGTCGTCGCCAACGAAGTGAAAGCGCTGGCATCACAGACGAGCGTCGCGGCACGCGATATCGCGCGCCATGTCGGCGAGGTGCACAACGTGCTCGATCATGTCGTCGATGGACATCGTGGGATCGAACAGGCGATCGCCGCGATTGCCGAGATTTCGCTGTCGATCGATATCGCGCTTGATCAGCAGCATGAGGCAACCCGCATCATCGCCGCCAGCGTCGATCAATCGGTCGAGGCAGGCGCCGACATGGGTACCCGCATTCGCCAGATCAGCGACGGCGCAGCGGCGATTGGTGGCGACGCCGATGTGCTCGACGCAATGTCGCAAACGTTAGCCGGCTCTGCGAGCCGGCTGCACCAGCGGGCGGCGACCTTCGTCGAGGTCGCCGCCGCGGCGTGATCAGTCGAAGCTGGCGCCCCAGCGACGCCTGACGCGGTCCTTCCACAGGCCGCGATGATAGGCGTCCGACGCCAGCAGCGGCATCACGCTGCCGGCCTCTGCAAACACCATCTGCTCGATCCCGGTGTTGACCTTGCCCCACGATGCCGCTTCCTGCAGCGTCGAGGACGAGCAAGCCCCGTCGCGCACGTCGGCTACGGTGATCTGCACCGCGTACTTATGCACCTGGACGTCGTCATGACCCAGGATCTCGGCGCAAACCACCGTGTCCTGGATGAAGTTCTTCGGCACACCGCCGCCGATCATCAGCAGGCCGGTGACGCCCGCCTTGATCTTGATCTCGGTCAGCTCGCGGAAATCGGCGATCGCATCGAGCACCATGTACGGCTTGCCGGCTTTTACCGCATCGACCTGATGCTTGACCAGACCAAAGCCGGCCGAGCTATCGACGAATGCCGGGCAGAAGATCGGCACGTCATGCTCGTAAGCGAGCTTGACCAGGCTGTTCTCCTTCTTGCCATGTTCGACCAGATACTTGCCCATCTCGCGGATGAACTCACGGCTCGAATAGGGCCGGGGCTCGAGCGTCTCGGCGATCTCGAAGATCGTGTGGTCGACGTGCTGGAGCTGCTCCTCGTCGATGTACGTGTCGTAGATTCGATCGATCAGCAGCGAGCGCAGCGTGTCGTCGTCCGGCACTTCCAGCGCCTGGTAATGCTTGTGGCCGAGGCCCTCGAAGAAATCCATGTCGACGATCGTCGCGCCAGTGGCGACGATGCCGTCAATCATGTTGTTGCGCAGCAGCTCGGCATACAGGTCCATGCAGCCGCCGGCAGAGGTTGATCCGGCGATGACCAGGAAGATCGAGCAATCCTTGTCGGCCAGCATCTGGTTGTAGATGTCGGTCGCGCGGCCGAGATCGCGGCTGGTGAAGCTCATCTTCTTCATCGCGTCCACGATGGGGCGCGCGTCGAAGCTGGTGATGTCGATATGCTCGACCTGGGTCGAGAGCAGTTCGGCCTTGCGGTTGGTGGCAAGAGGTTCGGTCATGGAGAGACTCCGATAGTCAGCCGCCGTCGTTCGAAGGGGACGCGGAAACCCAAGCAGCAACGAGGCGCCCGAAGGCACCCCGTCGCAATCTCATGTGGATCGTTCGTTACAGGGTGACGACGTTCGAGGCGACCTCATCGTCGGCCTCGACGTACAGCGACACCATCGGTTCGTCGTGCATGATCACCGTCTCGTCCGAGCCGAAGCCGTTGAACGCGGTGCGCATCGCGCTGCCGTAAGCGCCGAGCATGCCGATCTCGATATAATCGCCGGCCTTGGTGTCGGCGGGCAGCATGAACGGCCCGACCATATGGTCCATGTCGTCGCAGGTCGGCCCGTAGAAGCTGAACGGCATCGGCTTGGCCCGGCTGTCCGGCTCCCGCAGCAGCTCGACCGGGAAGCGCCAGCCGATATGCGCCGCATCGAACAGCGCGCCATACGCGCCATCATTGATGTACAGTTCGTCGCCGCGGCGCCGTTCGACGCGCACGATGATCGAGCTGTATTCGGCGCACAAGGCACGGCCCGGTTCGGCCCACAATTCGGACGAATAGCTGACCGGCAGCGACTCGAACGCACGGTGGATCGTCTCGAAATAGCGCTCGAGCGGGGGCGGCTCCATGCCCGGATAGGACGAGGGGAAGCCGCCGCCGACATCGATCACGTCGACGGTCACCGCCGCCTCGACGATCGCCGCACGGACGCGCTCCAGCGCGCTGCTATATGCCTCCGGCGTCATCGCCTGCGAACCGACATGGAAGCAGATGCCGAGCGCATCCGCGGCCTGGCGCGCAGCGAACAGCAGCTCCTTGGCCTCATGCGGGGCCGCGCCGAACTTGGAGGCGAGGCTCAGCATCGAATGTTCCGACGATACGCGCAGGCGCACGCACAATGTCAGGTCCTCGGCATGCCGCGTGGCAAGCTGGATCTTCTCCAGCTCTTCCAGCGAATCGAGGCTGAACGTGCGGCAGCCATGCGTGAAATACGCTTCTTCGATCGCCTCCGCGGCCTTCACCGGGTGCATGAAACACAGCGTGGCATCCGGCAGCGTGCGCGCGACGAGCCGAACCTCGGCGATCGAGGCCACGTCGTAATGCGTGATACCATTATCCCACAGGACCCGAAGCAGGTCCGGCGATGGGTTGGCCTTTACGGCATATAGCGAGCGCCCCGGAAACTTCTCCACGAAGAATCGAGCTGCGCGCGCCGCGGCGTGCGGGCGAATCAGGGTCACCGGCTGGACCGGCTTAGTGTTGGCGATCTCGCCGACCGAGCGGGACACGGTCGAATGGGTGGTCGCTAACCCCAGCGCGTTATGATGCTTGTGCAATTCAAGGGACCTCCAATGTCCGTAGACAAGTTCACGAAACACTGCCTTGCGGTTGGAAGTCCCATGGGGCAGCGGAAGGGCGAAATAGGGTCCGCTTCTTTGGATGTAAAGCGGTATCAGACCCCGGGAGACAGAAAGTGACATTTATAAGACAGCCGACGCGGGCCGGGGTGCGGGATGCTGCCGCCAAGATCGCCGGGGTGGTGCCGCCAACGCCATTGTTCGTATCGCAAATCAATAGCTTAGCCGTCGCTTTCAAGTGCGAATGTCTGCAGCCGATGGGCGCGTTCAAGCTGCGCGGGGCGTGGCACCGGCTGACCGCGATCGACCCGGAAGCGCGGGGTAAAGGGGTGGTTGCCTTCTCCTCCGGCAACCATGCGCAGGGGATCGCCTGGGCAGCCAAGCGGCTGGGCATGCCGGCCCTGATCGTCATGCCTGCCGATGCCCCGGAATCAAAGCGCGCAGGCACGCTGGCGCTGGGCGCGGAGATCGTCAGCTATGACCGCCTGAGCGAAAGCCGCGAATCGATCGCGGCCGGTTTGGCGGAGGCACGCGGCGCCGTGCTGGTGCCGAGCTTCGACGATCCCTGGGTGATCGAAGGGCAGGGCAGTGCCGGGATAGAGGCCGCGGCGCAGATGGAAGCATTGGGGCTGGGGCCGGTCGCGCAGGTGGTGGTGCCGTGTGGTGGCGGCGGACTGGCGGCAGGCATCGCGTTGGCACTGCCGGAGGCCGGGATCATGGTGGTGGAGCCCGAAGGCTGGGACGATATGCGCCGATCGCTCGAAGCGGGTTGGATCGAGGAAGTCGGACCCAACCCGCCGAAGACGGCGTGCGATGCGCTGCAGACGCTGCGTGTGTCGCCGCTGACCTTCGACGTCCTGGCGCGGCGCGATTCGCGTGGGGTGGCGGTAAGCGAGGAGGAGATCCGCCGCGCGCAACGCTGGGCGGCGGATAAGCTGCGGCTGGTGGTCGAGCCGGGGGGCGCGGTCGCGCTGGCGGCGTTGCTTGCGGGCAAGGTGGAAGCGACGGCGGGAACGCTGGTGCTGCTATCGGGCGGCAATGTCGATCGTGTGGCATATGGCCGGGTACTGGCCGGCGAGAACTGACGCACTGGTTTTCGTCATGCTCCCCCCCGGCAGGGGAGAGTCGGGCGAAGCCTGACGGTGGGGGATGTAAGAGCCACCGCTGTTTCGCATCCTCCCCCTCCGTCACCTTCGGTGACACCTCCCCCTGGCGGGGGAGGATTAGCATTCGTTGGCGTCGATCCGTTGCGACGGACGGTTCTCGACTTACCCCCAAACGTGACGCTAGGGGCGTGCCATGAACACCGAAACGCTGACCGGAATCGGTGCCGCGGCGCCTGCCATTGCCATGTTGGGTGCGTTCGCCTGCGTGGGCGGCGGCGTGTACCTTTTAGTCAAGCGGCGCGACCGGACCAAAGGCGTGTTGATGCTGGTCATGGCCATCGTGCTTTTCGCCAATGTGTTGATCTGGACCGCGGGCCGCTAGCACCGGCTGCCCCCGGCTTCGCCTAAGGAAGGGTAAGGATATGAACCGCATTTCGACATGGCGCTCGGCGTCGTTGATACTTGGCCTTACGCTTGCAGGCACGGCGCACGCCCAGGTCGATCTCGGCGCGCCGGCGCCCCCCGCCGATGCCGCCGCCGACCCGGCACCGGCGGCCGCGACCAATACCCAGAAGAGCTCAACGCAGACGCAGCAGCGCCGCATCGACCCGCATCGGATGCGCGATATTTCCCCCTCGGCGCTGGTAGGCGACACGCAGAGCACGCCGCCACCGGGGCTGATCAGCGATTGGCAACAGATCCGCACCCGCCTGGGCGAACGCGGCATCGGCGTGTCGGCGCGCTATGCCTCGGAAAGCGGCTACAATGTCGCCGGCGGCGAGCGGAAGCTGTTCCGCGAGACCGGACAGTTCGATGTCGGCGTGCTGCTCGATCTCGACAAGGTCGCCGGGATGGAGGGGGGCGCGTTCCAGGCGACCGTCACCTGGCGGCGTGGCCAGGACTTGACCAGCGACGCCGGGCTCGGCGCGCTACAGCAGGTACAGGAAGTCTATGGCCGCGGGCAGACCGTGCGGCTGACGCAGTTCTGGTACGAACAGACGATCGGCCCGAACGTCGAGATCAAGCTCGGCCGCACCAATCCGGGCGAGGATTTCGCGGTGTTCTCCTGCCACTTCCAGAACCTCAGCTTCTGCGGGTCGCAGCCGGGCAATCTGGTCGGCGATTATTGGTATAACTGGCCGGTCAGCCAGTGGGGCGCACGCCTGCATGTCGATATCAAGGACAGCTTCTACGTCCAGACCGCCGCCTATGAGATCAACCCGCGCAACCTGAACACCAATTTCTTCGTCGGCCACTTCAAGGGCGCGACCGGCGTGCTGATTCCGATCGAGGCTGGATGGGCGAAGGGCGGCGATGACGGGCATGTCGGATCGTACAAGTTCGGCGGCTGGATCGGCACGGCGGACGGCGGCGATGTGCTGCTCGACCGTAATCGCCGGCCGGTCGTGATCACTGGCGTCGCCCCGCTCCGGCATTCGAGCCGCTACGGCGTCTATGCGACCGTGCAGCAGCAGCTGACGGGCACGTCGAAGGACGGCAAGTCGATGTCCGGGCTCGGCATGTTCGCCAACGTGACGCAGGCCGATCGCGCCACTTCCGTCACCGACAACCAGGTGTCGCTCGGATTGTTCTACAAGGGGCTGAACCGGCATGTGCCGGGCGACGTGCTGGGGCTGGCGGTCGCGCGCACCAACGTCAACGGCCGTGCGGCGGCGGGCGACCGGGCATTGGGCGACGTGCCGGTGCGCGATGCGGAATATGCCGCCGAACTCTATTACGGCATCCAGCCGACGGCCTGGCTCGACCTGCAGCCAAACGTGCAGGTCATCCACCATCCAGGCGGCGTGCGTTCGGCCAAGGACGTTGCCGTCATCGGGCTGAAAGCGGCGATCACGCTGTGATCCAAATCCTTCTCCCTTTGGGAGAAGGTGGCGCGTAGCGCCGGATGAGGGTGATCGGGCAAATCGTCGCCCTCACCCATCCGCGGTACGCGCTCCCTCTCTCTCCCGATGGGAGAGGGAATTCGTTCAGCGAATGGGGCTGTTCGGATCCAGCCGCATATCGAGATACTTGTCCACGCTCCCCATCAGATCGGGCATTTCATGCTCGAAGAAGTGGTTCGCCTTGGGGATCGTGTCGTGGTGGATCGTGATGTGCTTCTGCGTGCGCAACTTATCGACCAGCTTCTGCGTGGCGAGCGGGGGCGACACTTCGTCATTCTCGCCCTGAATGATGATGCCGCTGGCCGGGCATGGTGCCAGGAACGTGAAATCGTACATGTTGGCGGGCGGGGCGACCGAGATGAAGCCGCGGATTTCCGGGCGGCGCATCAGCAATTGCATGCCGATCCACGCGCCGAAGCTGAAGCCGGCGATCCAGGTGGTCGAGGCCTCCGGGTGGAAGCTCTGCACCCAATCGAGCGCGGATGCCGCATCGGAGAGTTCGCCGATGCCGTTGTCGAACGTGCCCTGGCTCTTGCCGACGCCACGGAAGTTGAAGCGCAAGGTGGCAAAGCCGCGGCGCTGGAACGTCTTGTAGAGTTCCTGCACGATCTTGTTGTTCATCGTGCCGCCGGCCGTCGGGTGCGGGTGGAGGATCATCGCAACGGGCGCGCGGGGTCGCGGCGCCGGTGAGAAGCGGCCTTCGAGACGGCCTTCGGGGCCGGGAAAAATGACTTCTGGCATGGGACCTGCTGACTAATCTGGGCGCTCGGGTGGAGCGCTGGAATGTGCGCGCTATATAAGCAGCAGACATGTTTTCGCAATTGGAACGACTCCTGCCCGATCCAACACACGCCCGAGTGTATCTGGACCATGCCGCCACGACGCCGATGCTGCCGTGCGCCCGCGCCGCGGTGGCCGATGGCATGGCGCACTGGGCCAACCCGTCATCGCCGCACGCCGAGGGGCGCGCGGCCAAGGCGGCGCTGGAGGAGGCGCGCCGCGCCGTCGCCGCCGCTTATGGCTGGACCGGCGAGACATTGTTCACCAGCGGCGCGAGCGAATCGCTGGCGATCGCCTTGCAGCGGGCCGCCGCAACCACCCGGATCATCACCGCGGTGGAGCATGACGCGGTGATGCGCTGGGCCGATCCCCAGGCGATCGTCCTGCCGGTCGGCACCGATGGCGTGCTGTCGATCGAGACGCTGCGGGCGAGGCTCGTCGCCGGCGGACGCGCTTTGGTGACGGTACAATGGGCCAATAGCGAAACGGGGGTGCGCCAGCCGATCGCCGCGATCGCTGCGGCCGTGCACGAGGCGGGCGGGCTGCTGTTGGTCGACGCGGCGCAGATGCCGGTCGGGGTAGATGCCGAGGTGGCGGAACATGCCGACTTCGTTGCGCTCTCGGCGCACAAGCGCGGCGGGCCACCCGGCATCGGTGCATTGCTGGTGCGCGATCTGGGCAGCCTGTCGCCGACCGGGGGGCAGGAGCGGGGATATCGGCCAGGGACGGAGAATTTGCCCGCGGCGATTGGCTATGCCGCTGCGCTGGGCGAGGCCGAGCCGCTGGCGGAGCAGGTGCGGCTGCGGGCGGTGCTCGACGATGCCGTCGTGCGCTCGGGCGGCGAGGTGATCTGCGGCGGATCGCCGCGGCATCCGGCGATCGGCGCCTATCGCATGCCGGGGGTAGCGAGCTTCGTGCAACTGATCGACTTCGATGCCGCCGGTTTTGCCGTCTCGGCCGGCAGCGCCTGCGCCTCGGGCAGTATGAAGCCGAGCCATGTCCTGGGCGCGATCGGCCTGTCGGACGCGGCGCGCCGCGAGGTGGTGCGCGCGAGTTTCGGCCGGACGACCAGCGAGGAAGAGGTGCGCGCCTTCATCGCCGCGTGGCGCGGCGTGGCGCGCGCGAAGCAGCGGTTCGTGGCATGATCTATCTCGATTACCAGGCGACAACGCCGCTGGCCCCGGAGGCGTTCGAGGCGATGCTTCCGTGGCTGCGCGACAATTTTGCCAACCCCCATTCGCCGCATGCCGCGGGGCGGAAGGCCAAGGCGGCCGTCGAGCATGCGCGGGCGCAGGTGGCGGCGCTGCTGCCGCCGGGCGGGCACCTGTCCTTCACCAGCGGCGCGACCGAGGCGCTCAACTGGGCGATCAAGGGGGTGGGCCCAGGGAGGATCGTGGCGCTGGCGAGCGAGCACGCCGCGGTACTGGATACCGTGAAGGCGCTGGCGGGGGAGGGCCGGGACGTCGTGATCCTGCCGGTGGGGGCGGACGGGTTGATCGATCTTGCCGCAGCGTCGGCCGCGATCGTCCCCGGCACCGCGCTCGTCGTGGCGATGCTCGTCAATAACGAGATCGGCGTGGTGCAGCCGATCGCGGAACTGGCGGCGTTGGCGCATGCGGCCGGCGCCTTGCTGCTGTGCGACGCGGTCCAGGGCTATGGCCGCGTGTCGATTCCGGCCGCGTGCGATCTGGTCGCTATTTCGGGGCACAAGGTTCACGGGCCGAAGGGCGTCGGCGCGTTGTGGATACGAGATGGCGTGGTGCTCGATCCGCTGCTGCACGGCGGCGGGCAAGAGGCTGGCGGTCGATCGGGTACTTTGTCGCCGGCCTTGTGCGTGGGGTTCGGCGTCGCGGCGCGGCTGATGGAGGAGCGGCGGGAAGGGGATGCTGCCCATGTCGAAGCTCTGTGGGGTGCCGCGATCGCCTTGCTCGACCGGGATCGCGCTCACGGGGGGTGGCAGCTCAACGGTGCTGCCGATGCGCGCTACCGTGGCAATCTCAACATCCGCCGCGAGGGTCTCGACGTCGCCCGCCTGATGTCGGACCTGCGCGACATCGCCTTCTCCGCCGGCTCGGCCTGCGCCAGCGGCTCGGGGCGGTCCAGCCACGTGCTCCGCGCGATCGGGCTGAGCGACGCGCAGGCGCGCTCCAGCATCCGCTTGGGGTTCGGGCGTTATACGACCGAGGCGGAGCTGAGCGCGGCGATCGACCGCATTATGGCCGCCGCCGACGCGCAGCGGAT contains:
- a CDS encoding threonine ammonia-lyase, with translation MTFIRQPTRAGVRDAAAKIAGVVPPTPLFVSQINSLAVAFKCECLQPMGAFKLRGAWHRLTAIDPEARGKGVVAFSSGNHAQGIAWAAKRLGMPALIVMPADAPESKRAGTLALGAEIVSYDRLSESRESIAAGLAEARGAVLVPSFDDPWVIEGQGSAGIEAAAQMEALGLGPVAQVVVPCGGGGLAAGIALALPEAGIMVVEPEGWDDMRRSLEAGWIEEVGPNPPKTACDALQTLRVSPLTFDVLARRDSRGVAVSEEEIRRAQRWAADKLRLVVEPGGAVALAALLAGKVEATAGTLVLLSGGNVDRVAYGRVLAGEN
- a CDS encoding LPXTG cell wall anchor domain-containing protein produces the protein MNTETLTGIGAAAPAIAMLGAFACVGGGVYLLVKRRDRTKGVLMLVMAIVLFANVLIWTAGR
- a CDS encoding carbohydrate porin, with the translated sequence MNRISTWRSASLILGLTLAGTAHAQVDLGAPAPPADAAADPAPAAATNTQKSSTQTQQRRIDPHRMRDISPSALVGDTQSTPPPGLISDWQQIRTRLGERGIGVSARYASESGYNVAGGERKLFRETGQFDVGVLLDLDKVAGMEGGAFQATVTWRRGQDLTSDAGLGALQQVQEVYGRGQTVRLTQFWYEQTIGPNVEIKLGRTNPGEDFAVFSCHFQNLSFCGSQPGNLVGDYWYNWPVSQWGARLHVDIKDSFYVQTAAYEINPRNLNTNFFVGHFKGATGVLIPIEAGWAKGGDDGHVGSYKFGGWIGTADGGDVLLDRNRRPVVITGVAPLRHSSRYGVYATVQQQLTGTSKDGKSMSGLGMFANVTQADRATSVTDNQVSLGLFYKGLNRHVPGDVLGLAVARTNVNGRAAAGDRALGDVPVRDAEYAAELYYGIQPTAWLDLQPNVQVIHHPGGVRSAKDVAVIGLKAAITL
- a CDS encoding alpha/beta hydrolase, translated to MPEVIFPGPEGRLEGRFSPAPRPRAPVAMILHPHPTAGGTMNNKIVQELYKTFQRRGFATLRFNFRGVGKSQGTFDNGIGELSDAASALDWVQSFHPEASTTWIAGFSFGAWIGMQLLMRRPEIRGFISVAPPANMYDFTFLAPCPASGIIIQGENDEVSPPLATQKLVDKLRTQKHITIHHDTIPKANHFFEHEMPDLMGSVDKYLDMRLDPNSPIR
- a CDS encoding cysteine desulfurase family protein; protein product: MFSQLERLLPDPTHARVYLDHAATTPMLPCARAAVADGMAHWANPSSPHAEGRAAKAALEEARRAVAAAYGWTGETLFTSGASESLAIALQRAAATTRIITAVEHDAVMRWADPQAIVLPVGTDGVLSIETLRARLVAGGRALVTVQWANSETGVRQPIAAIAAAVHEAGGLLLVDAAQMPVGVDAEVAEHADFVALSAHKRGGPPGIGALLVRDLGSLSPTGGQERGYRPGTENLPAAIGYAAALGEAEPLAEQVRLRAVLDDAVVRSGGEVICGGSPRHPAIGAYRMPGVASFVQLIDFDAAGFAVSAGSACASGSMKPSHVLGAIGLSDAARREVVRASFGRTTSEEEVRAFIAAWRGVARAKQRFVA
- a CDS encoding cysteine desulfurase family protein, which codes for MIYLDYQATTPLAPEAFEAMLPWLRDNFANPHSPHAAGRKAKAAVEHARAQVAALLPPGGHLSFTSGATEALNWAIKGVGPGRIVALASEHAAVLDTVKALAGEGRDVVILPVGADGLIDLAAASAAIVPGTALVVAMLVNNEIGVVQPIAELAALAHAAGALLLCDAVQGYGRVSIPAACDLVAISGHKVHGPKGVGALWIRDGVVLDPLLHGGGQEAGGRSGTLSPALCVGFGVAARLMEERREGDAAHVEALWGAAIALLDRDRAHGGWQLNGAADARYRGNLNIRREGLDVARLMSDLRDIAFSAGSACASGSGRSSHVLRAIGLSDAQARSSIRLGFGRYTTEAELSAAIDRIMAAADAQRIAA